From Dendropsophus ebraccatus isolate aDenEbr1 chromosome 10, aDenEbr1.pat, whole genome shotgun sequence:
GTTGGCTTTCACCACCGGGGTATTCCGAAACCTGATGAATACAATAAGCACCATCATAGTGGTGATGGAGAACGCTATGGATAATGATGCCAGTACTAGTCCCAAAGGCTCCTCATAGGAGAGGAACTCCACAGATTTTGGGACACATTCGGTCCTGTTGTTGTTTGGCCAGAAATCGTGTGGACAACTGAAACATTGAGCAGAATCTGAAACGGAAAGAGTAATTAAAGAGAATTAGTCATTGAGAACAAGGAAACTATTGTAGActaataaaggggttgtctagaggTGGTCCCTGAGCTGCAGTAGATTTTAGCACTTGAACTGACACTGGAGGACCAGATGAGAGGGACATCTACATTACAGCTGGAGTGTTtgggtcttgggttcaaatccaaCCAAAGGTAACATGTGCAAggggtttgtatgttctccccatgcgtgtttgtgtgggtttcctctgggtactccagtTTCTTTCCACATCCAAAAATACTTAGAtgggtgaatttagattgtgagccctaaaggggacagggaccaaattaataaaaaaaatgtatgtgaagtgctgtggaatcagttagcgatatataaatatatcaattATTATCATACTATATGATCCTAAATTTTCTGTTAAACTTGCCATACATATAAGATAGCTATCAGCCTATATGTAAATGTATCATTCTTGATTTCCCGGTACACAACTGAATGTGCATGTGGTCTCAAAAGGGAGCGGGGAGAAAGAACCAACCAGACACCTCAACAAAAGTATTGGGCATAAAGAAACCCAACATGCTCGAGCGTTCTCTGATCTGTTCTCAGGAAAGTGTCAGTTGGCCAATGGTTGTCCAATCCACTGGAAATCACTGACTTTAATGTTTATGTCCATTATTATTGGTGGGATTAGTCAACAGACAGATGACAAATGGATGATATCATAATGGACTCACTTGTCTCAGTGGAAATCATTGACTCTGGGCACAGAACGCAGTCATAACAGCAGACGGGTTGACCTCTCCGGGGCATTTTCCAGTATCCTGGAGAACAAACATCACTGTAGACTGATACTGGTAACTGGAATAATATATCATAGTGTCTTTAATATCtttttaaaatattattattttagaaTGTGAAATATAGAAAATGTAAGTTACCTGTCCTCCAGCCCAGAAGATGGCGCTGTCATTGACTGAGAGCTTGTGATCTAAGTATTCATTAAAGATCCCAACTTTTGAAAATTGCCGCCTGTTGTCCTCAAAATGCCAGTTCATTATGTCAAAGTCTCCATAAATGTCTCCATTGGCGTCGAATGACACGTCTTCTCCGGCCGTATTCACAAAATGAACCCTTCTCAAGTAATGAAGAAGCTGTTATTGGAATAAATGGATATATTTTTGAGTTATGGAGTTTGTCAATGGAGTCTACATCGGTTTGTAAATGTGACTAAATTTACAAAATGTATAAAGATCTATatgtgacatataaatatatttaaatttatatgATAATTTACCTGCCATGGTTGTAGGTCCTGTTTATTGGCACAAGATCCTCCATGGAAGGGTCCTTCACCAGGCCTGCAGTGCAGTAAGTGGTGGAGAGCGTGAGCAATGGCGTATACAGCATTGTGAGCCATGAACACAGATTGTGATGTTGGGTCATTGAATTCTGCCACGTCATTGGTCACCACCTTCTCCAGTCCATTACAGGTCTCATTAAAGTGACCTATTAAGGAGAAGATATTGACCTCAGACTCAGGCCACTTGCAGGTAAACAGCACCTCCCAAAAAGTTTTAACAAATGGCATCCTTGGGTATTTACTGGGATGGAAAGTCTGTAGGAAATTGGAAAAATTGGGAGGAATCTTTCTACTCCTTGCAATTCCTATGGTGCCATTAAGTATGGTCCACAACTGTTTCTCGATAGCATTTGTAGTATACCAAGCTTCGGTACCTATCCAGACTTTTTCAATGGGACTTTGTTGAAGGATGTAACGAAATATCAAGAAAATCTCTGGATTACTACAGTAGAGGATGACCACTCTGGCCGTGGATTGGCTGACAATTTCTACTGCCTTTGGAATGTTATTGTTTATGGAACTCATAAAGATTGTTTCCAAGAATTCAATGCAGATTCCACTCTTGATGGCTTCTTTCCTGAACTCCACAACTCCTTGTATAAAGTAATCTGCTGAAGAAGCAATAACTCCTATCCACGTCCACCTGAATTTCTTGCACAGTTCAATCAAAGCTTGAGGCTGGCTCCTGGTACTTGCAGTAGTCCTTGTAAATGATGGGAACTCAATTTTGTTACTCAAGGCTGGTAGAATGGCTACGTAACTGACCTGAGAATTTTTGtagaaagaaaaaacatgtatTATTGTGTGCTACTCAGGCAGGATACACACCAGGATTTGTGTTGAGAAGGCACGGATATGGGCCTTATTCAAGTGTTCAGttcccctgcagtgccaccacaggtgaatTGAAGTATAACCAGTAAACTAGTGACTTTAGTTATGAACATATCTCACAAGACAATCATTGATATCGCTATATCACAGTTTATCTTGCAGATATATTAGGTTGGCTGTTCACCTACTTGAGGAAACCTCCATAGACCGAGCACCCTCGCTATTGCCACTGATGAGCTTGAAACGTCTCCAATGATTGCGGGTACATCGGGCTCTGATCCACACTTGTAATTCGGGGTTTGGTTCTCATTACATGATCTAGTCTGAAACATGGCCTGAAGGGAAGCTGATTCAGAATAGCAAGTATCAAACATCTGGAACCCCAATGTGATATTGGGTAGGAGATTTGGGTTTTCATTCACTTCTTCAACAGCAAAAAGTAAAGCCAAGATGGACTTGTAGAAGTCTGCGCTGAACCTGAAATAGACATGTTTAGTTTAGTTGTGTACTCATTATATACCTGGGCATACTAGTATATATGGAGCATTGGTGTAGCACCCATAGATCTATATGGGGCATAAAGGCCTCTTTGCCACAAAAGAAGACGCTAGTATTAAATCTTCACTTGGGGCCCCTGAGCGGTGACCCACGTCACCAGTGTTTGGCCAAGCGAGGGGTATTTGCGTGTCAGAGAGCTGGCTGTACCTCTTAGCCAGGATCCCACCCTATCACGTTATTTTATTCTGCGTGACaaaaacacagaacaataatgGGGGGCTGCATTATTCTTTGTTGTGGGACCCTCTCTACCATGTACATCTCTGACTTTCTTTGAATAGATGA
This genomic window contains:
- the LOC138766354 gene encoding extracellular calcium-sensing receptor-like, which encodes MTGKVFLNVSHPYWSTMRFYFHLYAMTLMFPSVGTFASGCSLSIRAMDDYTEKGDIILGMLTPTSASFTRPEVTFSIQPPPLPCDSFSADFYKSILALLFAVEEVNENPNLLPNITLGFQMFDTCYSESASLQAMFQTRSCNENQTPNYKCGSEPDVPAIIGDVSSSSVAIARVLGLWRFPQVSYVAILPALSNKIEFPSFTRTTASTRSQPQALIELCKKFRWTWIGVIASSADYFIQGVVEFRKEAIKSGICIEFLETIFMSSINNNIPKAVEIVSQSTARVVILYCSNPEIFLIFRYILQQSPIEKVWIGTEAWYTTNAIEKQLWTILNGTIGIARSRKIPPNFSNFLQTFHPSKYPRMPFVKTFWEVLFTCKWPESEVNIFSLIGHFNETCNGLEKVVTNDVAEFNDPTSQSVFMAHNAVYAIAHALHHLLHCRPGEGPFHGGSCANKQDLQPWQLLHYLRRVHFVNTAGEDVSFDANGDIYGDFDIMNWHFEDNRRQFSKVGIFNEYLDHKLSVNDSAIFWAGGQLPVSVYSDVCSPGYWKMPRRGQPVCCYDCVLCPESMISTETNSAQCFSCPHDFWPNNNRTECVPKSVEFLSYEEPLGLVLASLSIAFSITTMMVLIVFIRFRNTPVVKANNRNLSYVLLLSLIFCLLCSLVFIGCPVKLTCSVRQSLFGIIFSLCISCILAKTIIVVVAFKATKPGSNLRMWVGSKTAILVVSTSTSVQVFIILVWQIGFPPFPEHNFEVLSGVILLDCNEGWVVMFYCTIGYLAFLATISFVVSFLARNLPDSFNEAKYITFSMLTFLSVWSTFIPAYLSTKGKYIVAVEIFAILLSSFGLLCCIFGPKCYIILLRPSMNTKQYLKSKT